A section of the Saccharopolyspora gregorii genome encodes:
- a CDS encoding NAD(P)H-binding protein, with the protein MNNDGTTLVLGATGKTGRRIVPRLRLRGVPVRAASRSSATRFDWHDPAGWDAVLHGVDAVYLVAPREPGPAHDFVARADAAGVRRLVLLSGRGADSWGDSEFGLDMRSAEEAVRGSALEWTVLRASNFAQNFDEDVFRPALLAGELALPAGPVPEPFIDVEDVADAAAAVLTEPGRHAGRTYELSGPRAITFGEVVELISRATGRTITYRRTTPAEYEAALIAEGATAADAHEVAAMFELMAGGLIAGTTDELATLLGRAPRTFEDHVVRAAAAGAWH; encoded by the coding sequence GTGAACAACGACGGCACGACCCTCGTCCTCGGCGCCACCGGCAAGACCGGCCGCCGCATCGTCCCCCGGCTGCGGCTGCGCGGCGTCCCGGTGCGGGCCGCCTCCCGGTCCAGCGCCACCCGCTTCGACTGGCACGACCCGGCCGGGTGGGACGCGGTGCTGCACGGCGTGGACGCCGTCTACCTGGTGGCGCCGCGCGAACCGGGGCCCGCGCACGACTTCGTGGCCCGCGCCGACGCGGCCGGGGTGCGGCGGCTGGTGCTGCTGTCCGGGCGCGGGGCCGACAGCTGGGGCGATTCGGAGTTCGGCCTGGACATGCGGTCCGCGGAGGAAGCGGTGCGCGGCTCGGCGCTGGAGTGGACGGTGCTGCGCGCGTCGAACTTCGCGCAGAACTTCGACGAGGACGTGTTCCGGCCCGCGCTGCTGGCCGGGGAACTCGCGCTGCCCGCCGGACCGGTGCCGGAACCGTTCATCGACGTCGAGGACGTCGCCGACGCCGCGGCCGCGGTGCTCACCGAGCCGGGGCGGCACGCCGGGCGGACCTACGAGCTGTCGGGACCGCGCGCCATCACCTTCGGCGAGGTCGTCGAGCTGATCTCCCGCGCCACCGGGCGGACCATCACCTACCGCCGCACCACGCCCGCCGAGTACGAGGCGGCGCTGATCGCGGAAGGCGCGACCGCGGCGGACGCGCACGAGGTGGCCGCCATGTTCGAGCTGATGGCGGGCGGGCTGATCGCCGGGACCACCGACGAACTCGCCACCCTGCTCGGTCGGGCGCCCCGCACCTTCGAGGACCACGTGGTGCGCGCGGCCGCTGCGGGCGCCTGGCATTGA
- a CDS encoding helix-turn-helix domain-containing protein, whose translation MSAMFELARPDDPTREASSKLQRGVDELRDSRTQHSASLAIEVDGRFVHYELPPAVLDALLHTAREQAEGHRVRIIAPDAISEMTPNEAAAYLGISRPLLVKLLDAGTIPARNKPGSSHRMISVADLDAYAERKTARQKAGAGALLDARGQ comes from the coding sequence ATGAGCGCGATGTTCGAGCTGGCGCGGCCGGACGACCCGACCAGGGAAGCCTCGTCGAAGTTGCAACGAGGCGTCGACGAACTGCGCGACTCCCGCACGCAGCACTCCGCGAGCTTGGCGATCGAGGTCGACGGCCGGTTCGTGCACTACGAACTACCGCCTGCGGTGCTGGACGCGCTGCTGCACACCGCCCGCGAACAGGCCGAGGGGCACCGGGTGCGCATCATCGCTCCGGACGCCATCTCCGAGATGACTCCGAACGAAGCCGCCGCCTACCTCGGGATCTCGCGGCCGCTGCTGGTCAAACTGCTGGACGCGGGCACGATCCCGGCGCGGAACAAGCCGGGCAGCTCGCACCGGATGATCTCGGTAGCCGACCTGGACGCGTACGCGGAGCGCAAGACCGCCCGGCAGAAAGCGGGTGCGGGCGCGCTCCTCGACGCCCGCGGTCAGTAG
- the leuA gene encoding 2-isopropylmalate synthase — protein MTSPQEPQAPFAGRVRTPSRQAPADQQPWNPQRGSAMPYHRYRPFHELVEDVSLPDRTWPDQRITRAPLWCAVDLRDGNQALIDPMSPARKRRMFDLLVGMGYKEIEVGFPAASQTDYDFVREIIEDGAIPEDVRIQVLTQCRPELIERTFASLEGAPRAIVHVYNSTSILQRRVVFREEREGIKKIAKMGAELALEYAGKYPDTDFRFQYSPESYTGTELSYAAEVCDAVTEIWQATPENPVILNLPATVEMATPNVYADSIEWMHRNLARRDSVILSLHPHNDRGTGIAAAELGYQAGADRIEGCLFGNGERTGNVDLVALGMNLFSQGIDPQIDFSDIDHVKRTVEHCNQLPVHERHPWGGELVYTAFSGSHQDAINKGLEAVRVEAERAGADVADHPWEVPYLPIDPKDVGRSYEAVIRVNSQSGKGGVAYVMKSEHQLDLPRKLQIEFSKLVQARTDSDGGEVSPSAMWQVFSEEYLEPRSPLELVSRTLSGETGHETVTAKVVVDGSEQEITGTGNGPIAAFVDALSTIGHDVRVLDYNEHALTAGDDARAASYLECAVGDEVFWGAGIDTSTVTASLRAVVSAVNRAHR, from the coding sequence ATGACTTCGCCGCAGGAACCCCAGGCCCCCTTCGCCGGCCGGGTACGCACGCCTTCCCGCCAGGCCCCCGCCGACCAGCAGCCCTGGAACCCGCAGCGCGGCTCCGCGATGCCGTACCACCGCTACCGCCCGTTCCACGAGCTGGTCGAGGACGTGTCGCTGCCGGACCGCACCTGGCCGGACCAGCGCATCACCCGCGCTCCGCTGTGGTGCGCGGTGGACCTGCGGGACGGCAACCAGGCGCTGATCGACCCGATGTCGCCCGCCCGCAAGCGCCGCATGTTCGACCTGCTGGTCGGGATGGGCTACAAGGAGATCGAGGTCGGTTTCCCCGCGGCCAGCCAGACGGACTACGACTTCGTCCGCGAGATCATCGAGGACGGCGCGATCCCCGAGGACGTGCGGATCCAGGTGCTGACGCAGTGCCGCCCGGAGCTGATCGAGCGCACCTTCGCCTCCCTGGAGGGCGCGCCGCGCGCCATCGTGCACGTGTACAACTCGACGTCGATCCTCCAGCGCCGCGTGGTGTTCCGCGAGGAGCGCGAGGGCATCAAGAAGATCGCGAAAATGGGTGCCGAGCTGGCCCTGGAGTACGCGGGCAAGTACCCGGACACCGACTTCCGCTTCCAGTACTCCCCCGAGTCCTACACCGGCACCGAGCTGTCCTACGCGGCCGAGGTGTGCGACGCGGTCACCGAGATCTGGCAGGCCACGCCGGAGAACCCGGTGATCCTGAACCTGCCCGCGACGGTCGAGATGGCCACGCCGAACGTGTACGCCGACTCCATCGAGTGGATGCACCGGAACCTGGCGCGCCGCGACTCGGTGATCCTGTCGCTGCACCCGCACAACGACCGCGGCACCGGCATCGCCGCCGCGGAGCTGGGCTACCAGGCCGGGGCGGACCGCATCGAGGGCTGCCTGTTCGGCAACGGCGAGCGCACCGGCAACGTGGACCTGGTGGCGCTGGGCATGAACCTGTTCAGCCAGGGCATCGACCCGCAGATCGACTTCTCGGACATCGACCACGTCAAGCGCACCGTGGAGCACTGCAACCAGCTGCCGGTGCACGAGCGGCACCCGTGGGGCGGCGAACTGGTCTACACGGCGTTCTCCGGCAGCCACCAGGACGCGATCAACAAGGGCCTGGAGGCGGTCCGCGTCGAGGCGGAGCGCGCCGGCGCCGACGTGGCCGACCACCCGTGGGAGGTCCCGTACCTGCCGATCGACCCGAAGGACGTGGGCCGCAGCTACGAGGCCGTGATCCGGGTGAACTCGCAGTCCGGCAAGGGCGGCGTGGCGTACGTGATGAAGAGCGAGCACCAGCTGGACCTGCCGCGCAAGCTGCAGATCGAGTTCTCGAAGCTGGTGCAGGCCCGCACCGACTCGGACGGCGGCGAGGTGTCGCCGAGCGCAATGTGGCAGGTGTTCTCCGAGGAGTACCTGGAGCCGCGCTCCCCGCTGGAGCTGGTGTCCCGCACCCTCAGCGGCGAGACGGGCCACGAGACGGTCACCGCGAAGGTCGTCGTGGACGGCAGCGAGCAGGAGATCACCGGCACCGGCAACGGCCCGATCGCCGCGTTCGTGGACGCGCTGAGCACCATCGGCCACGACGTGCGGGTGCTGGACTACAACGAGCACGCGCTGACCGCGGGCGACGACGCGCGCGCCGCCTCCTACCTGGAGTGCGCGGTGGGCGACGAGGTCTTCTGGGGCGCGGGCATCGACACCTCCACCGTCACCGCCTCGCTGCGCGCGGTGGTCTCGGCGGTGAACCGGGCGCACCGCTGA
- a CDS encoding helix-turn-helix domain-containing protein — MREERGDISVEHVMGELDWSRSKVSRIETAMTSVSVPDVRALCAIYEVDGELAEFLVGLCKQAKKRGWWRSYDDALTDYFGDYVELESEAASVCTFQIDLIPGLLQTEDYARSIIESWAPDLPDDLVRRRTEVRVARQQRLGDGLALWAIVDESALHRRCGDGEVMSAQLEHLREMSERPGVTVQVLPFEIGTHVAMGTAFTMLDFATLYDPVVYLDNLSGASYLEEAAEVDRYRQVFEHLRASALDPRVSQRRLDELRHRHAA; from the coding sequence TTGCGCGAGGAGCGCGGCGACATCTCCGTTGAGCACGTGATGGGGGAACTCGACTGGAGCCGTTCCAAGGTCTCCCGGATCGAGACCGCGATGACCTCGGTCAGCGTTCCGGACGTGCGAGCCCTGTGCGCCATCTACGAGGTCGACGGCGAGTTGGCGGAATTCCTGGTGGGGTTGTGCAAGCAGGCGAAGAAGCGCGGCTGGTGGCGCTCGTACGACGACGCGTTGACGGACTACTTCGGCGACTACGTGGAGCTGGAGTCGGAGGCCGCGTCGGTGTGCACTTTCCAGATCGACTTGATTCCGGGACTGCTGCAGACCGAGGACTACGCCCGGTCGATCATCGAGTCGTGGGCTCCGGACCTGCCGGACGATCTGGTGCGGCGCCGGACGGAGGTCCGGGTCGCCAGGCAGCAGCGGCTCGGTGACGGGCTCGCGTTGTGGGCCATCGTCGACGAATCCGCGCTGCACCGCCGCTGTGGCGACGGCGAGGTGATGTCCGCGCAGCTGGAGCACCTGCGCGAGATGTCCGAGCGCCCCGGCGTCACCGTGCAGGTGCTGCCGTTCGAGATCGGCACGCACGTCGCGATGGGCACCGCGTTCACCATGCTCGACTTCGCGACCCTGTACGACCCGGTGGTCTACCTGGACAATCTCAGCGGGGCGAGCTACCTCGAAGAGGCCGCGGAGGTGGACCGCTACCGGCAGGTCTTCGAGCACCTGCGGGCGAGCGCGCTGGACCCGCGCGTCTCCCAGCGCAGGCTCGACGAACTGCGCCATCGGCACGCGGCCTGA
- a CDS encoding EamA family transporter, whose protein sequence is MTARDRLLAAFVALLWGINFLALDYALRWFPPLFFAGLRFLVIAVPTVLLVPLPGVRWRWLLGYGLGFGTAQFAFLFLAMDAGLPTGLASLVLQASAPFTVLLGGLLLRERIRPVQAAGIAIAVLGMAAIGWHRAQSAVLLPVLLALCGALGWALGNLCSRQAQAPNPLRLTLWMSIVPPVPMFVLSAFLEGPGTGWRAAAGSVLSPAGWAALGGLAFTSLLATVVGSGLWTTLLARYPASTVAPFSLLVPIVGVTSAWLVLGERPHPVELAAGVVVVGGVLLGSRPPRATPPPLEPVAPPAEAEPVAGEHRNA, encoded by the coding sequence GTGACCGCCCGAGACCGCCTCCTCGCCGCCTTCGTGGCCCTGCTGTGGGGCATCAACTTCCTCGCCCTCGACTACGCGCTGCGGTGGTTCCCGCCGCTGTTCTTCGCGGGCCTGCGGTTCCTGGTGATCGCGGTGCCGACCGTGCTGCTGGTGCCGCTGCCCGGCGTGCGGTGGCGGTGGCTGCTGGGCTACGGCCTCGGCTTCGGCACCGCGCAGTTCGCGTTCCTGTTCCTGGCGATGGACGCGGGACTGCCGACCGGGCTCGCCTCGCTGGTGCTGCAGGCCTCCGCGCCGTTCACCGTGCTGCTCGGCGGGCTGCTGCTGCGGGAGCGGATCCGGCCGGTGCAGGCCGCGGGCATCGCGATCGCCGTGCTCGGCATGGCCGCGATCGGCTGGCACCGGGCGCAGTCGGCGGTGCTGCTGCCGGTGCTGCTCGCCCTGTGCGGGGCGCTGGGCTGGGCGCTCGGCAACCTGTGCAGCCGCCAGGCGCAGGCGCCGAACCCGCTGCGGCTGACGTTGTGGATGTCGATCGTGCCGCCGGTGCCGATGTTCGTGCTGTCCGCGTTCCTGGAAGGCCCCGGCACCGGCTGGCGGGCCGCCGCGGGCTCGGTGCTCTCCCCCGCCGGATGGGCGGCGCTGGGCGGGCTGGCGTTCACCTCGCTGCTGGCGACCGTGGTCGGCTCCGGGTTGTGGACGACGTTGCTGGCGCGGTACCCGGCGAGCACCGTCGCGCCGTTCTCGCTGCTGGTGCCGATCGTCGGCGTCACCTCGGCGTGGCTGGTGCTCGGCGAACGGCCGCACCCGGTCGAGCTCGCCGCGGGGGTGGTCGTCGTCGGCGGAGTCCTCCTCGGCAGCCGCCCGCCCCGCGCCACCCCGCCACCCCTCGAACCCGTCGCACCTCCGGCGGAGGCGGAACCGGTGGCCGGCGAACACCGGAACGCGTGA
- a CDS encoding LysR family transcriptional regulator — MEVRRLRLLRELADRGTVTAVAKALDYTPSAVSQQLKALQSEAGVPLTEPAGRSLRLTDAGWALVARSDEVLAALERMDAELNSFRSAPRGTVRLAAFPSGALLVLPGLLSRLAEQPQLRVEFRDVDMQPSEVPALLADFDVLVAHRDDHAPPFDAARAEITPLYREPLDVALPPGHRLARKDRVELTELAAEPWIGVDVGFPVDDVLRSLAVRTGTRPRVVQRINDFRITEALVAAGHGVALLPRFAVDDPGLVLRPLAGVRAGRNVEAVTRRGATDRPAIRAVLEALRAECHERTT; from the coding sequence ATGGAGGTTCGGAGATTGCGGCTGCTGCGCGAGCTGGCCGACCGGGGGACCGTCACCGCGGTGGCGAAAGCGCTGGACTACACGCCGTCGGCGGTGTCCCAACAGCTCAAGGCGCTGCAGTCGGAGGCGGGCGTGCCGCTGACCGAACCCGCGGGCCGCAGCCTGCGGCTCACCGACGCCGGCTGGGCGCTGGTGGCGCGGTCCGACGAGGTGCTGGCAGCGCTGGAGCGGATGGACGCGGAGCTCAACAGCTTCCGGTCGGCGCCGCGCGGCACGGTGCGGCTGGCGGCGTTCCCGTCCGGCGCGCTGCTGGTGCTGCCCGGGCTGCTGAGCAGGCTCGCCGAGCAGCCGCAGCTGCGCGTGGAGTTCCGCGACGTCGACATGCAGCCGTCGGAGGTGCCCGCGCTGCTCGCGGACTTCGACGTGCTGGTGGCGCACCGGGACGACCACGCGCCGCCGTTCGACGCGGCCCGCGCGGAGATCACGCCGCTGTACCGGGAACCGCTCGACGTGGCGCTGCCGCCGGGGCACCGGCTCGCCCGCAAGGACCGGGTGGAGCTCACCGAACTCGCCGCGGAGCCGTGGATCGGGGTGGACGTGGGCTTCCCGGTGGACGACGTGCTGCGCTCGCTGGCGGTCCGGACCGGGACCCGGCCGCGGGTGGTGCAGCGGATCAACGACTTCCGGATCACCGAGGCCCTGGTCGCGGCGGGGCACGGCGTGGCGCTGCTGCCGCGCTTCGCGGTGGACGACCCGGGCCTCGTGCTGCGCCCGCTGGCGGGAGTGCGGGCGGGCCGCAACGTGGAGGCGGTGACCCGGCGCGGTGCCACGGACCGGCCCGCGATCCGCGCGGTGCTGGAAGCCCTGCGCGCCGAGTGCCACGAGCGCACCACCTGA
- a CDS encoding VanZ family protein: protein MIDRVTPAVIAVVCGVLLAVLLFVPFVAREYRWRGGLGAGRMLVVLGFVVHCWALMTYTLLPLPEVGPGFCADPGEYAPQLAPLDFLAASGGVGALMRDPMVGQALLNIALFVPLGMFVRHLFRTGRAGTVAIGFATSLLIETTQLTGVWFVYPCAYRLFDVDDLLMNTLGAAFGLLLAPVLELVGGKAPTRPMTPRPVTAKRRLLGMACDVAALVLTGAALHSGVVAVLLLATGAPSMVLPDPAQALLNAWLPGLLVLVVPTLVGSGGTLGQRAVLLRPALPDGVLPGRPRLLVRVFFGSGQYVLLVGFADLGPSEVNRLAVGFALLSAVAVWFTAEHRGISAWLAGLSMMDTRMPRSKFRKRKGDPFTPGETILVGSLPTFEPGGRDLRDLVDPRGVGAHRRSDR, encoded by the coding sequence TTGATCGACAGGGTGACGCCCGCGGTGATCGCAGTCGTGTGCGGAGTCCTGCTGGCGGTGTTGTTGTTCGTGCCGTTCGTGGCCCGCGAGTACCGCTGGCGCGGCGGGCTCGGCGCGGGACGGATGCTGGTGGTGCTCGGTTTCGTCGTGCACTGCTGGGCGCTGATGACCTACACGCTGCTGCCGCTGCCGGAGGTCGGCCCGGGTTTCTGCGCCGATCCGGGCGAGTACGCCCCGCAGCTGGCGCCGCTGGACTTCCTCGCGGCCTCGGGCGGCGTCGGCGCGCTGATGCGGGATCCGATGGTGGGGCAGGCGTTGTTGAACATCGCGCTGTTCGTGCCGCTGGGCATGTTCGTGCGGCACCTGTTCCGCACCGGCCGCGCCGGCACCGTCGCGATCGGGTTCGCCACCTCGCTGCTGATCGAGACGACGCAGCTCACCGGGGTGTGGTTCGTCTACCCGTGCGCGTACCGGCTGTTCGACGTGGACGACCTGCTGATGAACACGCTGGGCGCGGCGTTCGGGCTGCTGCTGGCGCCGGTGCTGGAACTGGTCGGCGGGAAGGCGCCGACCCGCCCGATGACGCCGCGTCCGGTGACGGCGAAGCGGCGGCTGCTCGGGATGGCCTGCGACGTGGCGGCGCTGGTGCTGACGGGCGCGGCGCTGCACAGCGGGGTGGTGGCGGTGCTGCTGCTGGCGACCGGAGCGCCGTCGATGGTGCTGCCGGATCCGGCGCAGGCGCTGCTGAACGCCTGGTTGCCGGGGCTGCTGGTGCTGGTGGTGCCGACGCTGGTGGGCAGCGGCGGCACGCTGGGGCAGCGGGCGGTGCTGCTGCGCCCGGCGCTCCCGGACGGCGTGCTGCCCGGCAGGCCGCGGCTGCTGGTGCGGGTGTTCTTCGGCAGCGGGCAGTACGTGCTGCTGGTCGGTTTCGCCGACCTCGGCCCGAGCGAGGTGAACCGGCTGGCGGTCGGGTTCGCGCTGCTGTCCGCGGTCGCCGTCTGGTTCACCGCGGAGCACCGCGGCATCTCCGCCTGGCTCGCCGGACTGTCCATGATGGACACCCGGATGCCGAGGTCGAAGTTCCGCAAGCGCAAGGGCGATCCGTTCACCCCCGGCGAGACCATCCTCGTCGGCAGCCTCCCCACCTTCGAACCCGGCGGCCGCGACCTCCGCGACCTCGTCGACCCCCGAGGCGTCGGAGCCCACCGCAGATCCGACCGGTGA
- a CDS encoding pyridoxamine 5'-phosphate oxidase family protein, with amino-acid sequence MNTGIPTTEDLALLRRPLHGFLTVAAAPAPAQPRPVWFDAADDGTIHLFTEPGSLKVRRLERDPRASLVVAAPVGEREHWVSVAGRVTFEPDGAEDLARRLAARYWDLTDPTRTADLDAMLAAGVLRFTLHPEKTHRFTY; translated from the coding sequence ATGAACACCGGCATCCCGACCACCGAGGACCTCGCCCTCCTCCGGCGCCCGCTGCACGGTTTCCTGACCGTCGCGGCGGCTCCGGCCCCGGCGCAACCCCGCCCGGTGTGGTTCGACGCCGCCGACGACGGCACGATCCACCTGTTCACCGAACCCGGCTCGCTGAAGGTGCGGCGGCTGGAACGCGACCCGCGCGCCTCGCTCGTCGTCGCCGCCCCGGTGGGGGAGCGCGAGCACTGGGTGTCGGTGGCCGGTCGCGTCACCTTCGAACCGGACGGGGCGGAGGATCTGGCCCGCCGCCTCGCCGCCCGCTACTGGGACCTGACCGATCCGACGCGCACCGCCGATCTCGACGCGATGCTCGCCGCCGGAGTGCTCCGCTTCACCCTCCACCCCGAGAAGACCCACCGCTTCACCTACTGA
- a CDS encoding DUF397 domain-containing protein, whose product MGDGLPRNWRTSSYSNGGGECVEVGGLPDGAAVRDSKDRAAGHLSFDRPQWTDFLAAVARGRYRR is encoded by the coding sequence GTGGGCGACGGCTTACCGCGGAACTGGCGCACCAGCAGCTACAGCAACGGTGGCGGTGAATGCGTCGAGGTGGGTGGTCTTCCGGATGGCGCGGCCGTCCGCGATTCCAAGGACCGCGCCGCCGGGCACCTGTCCTTCGACCGTCCGCAGTGGACGGACTTCCTGGCCGCCGTCGCCCGCGGGCGGTACCGGCGCTGA
- a CDS encoding aminotransferase class V-fold PLP-dependent enzyme, which produces MWTSPRAAAEALDRADELAALRARYALPAGVIRLDGTSGGPRPRATSARLREFVENRRELRAPEPQIDAGLHRQARLAAAELAPLIGALPAEVVVADSASMNLFNALRAAAALRPGRRVLAVGRHDFAADHYLARSAADSAGCELRFVDDPAELPAQLDDQVAVVALSHVDPLSGEVRDAAELTALAHRRGALSLWDLSHSAGAVRVDLRGWAADFAVGCGYRYLGGGSGAPGFSFVAQRRRAELAEVAPGRGGFGAMPPTFSITELRAGLAALSGADPGSLAAKSTGLAEFFVRCLRDLPVAVAPVPVSGAGRGAHVCVMHRRAHDVAQELSSRGVVVDLAGPGRLRFGFAPTWLRYADVQEAADHFGAVLAELAQRR; this is translated from the coding sequence GTGTGGACGAGCCCGAGAGCGGCCGCGGAGGCGCTGGACCGCGCCGACGAGCTCGCCGCGCTGCGCGCCCGCTACGCCCTGCCCGCGGGGGTGATCCGGCTCGACGGCACCAGCGGCGGGCCGCGGCCGCGCGCCACCTCGGCCCGGCTTCGCGAGTTCGTCGAGAACCGGCGGGAGCTCCGCGCCCCCGAACCGCAGATCGACGCGGGGCTGCACCGGCAGGCCCGGCTCGCGGCGGCCGAGCTGGCGCCGCTGATCGGAGCGCTGCCCGCGGAAGTCGTGGTCGCCGATTCGGCGTCGATGAACCTGTTCAACGCGCTGCGCGCGGCGGCGGCGCTGCGGCCCGGGCGGCGGGTGCTGGCGGTGGGGCGGCACGACTTCGCCGCGGACCACTACTTGGCCCGCTCGGCCGCCGATTCCGCCGGGTGCGAGCTGCGCTTCGTGGACGATCCGGCCGAGCTGCCCGCGCAGCTCGACGACCAGGTGGCGGTGGTCGCGCTCTCGCACGTCGACCCGCTGTCCGGGGAGGTGCGCGATGCGGCGGAGCTGACCGCCCTGGCGCACCGGCGCGGTGCGCTGTCGCTGTGGGACCTGAGCCATTCCGCGGGCGCGGTGCGGGTGGACCTGCGCGGCTGGGCCGCGGATTTCGCCGTCGGCTGCGGATACCGGTACCTCGGCGGGGGCTCCGGGGCGCCCGGCTTCTCGTTCGTCGCGCAGCGGCGGCGCGCGGAGCTCGCCGAGGTGGCGCCCGGCCGCGGCGGGTTCGGGGCGATGCCGCCGACGTTCTCGATCACCGAGCTGCGGGCCGGGCTGGCCGCGCTGTCCGGGGCGGACCCCGGGTCGCTGGCCGCGAAGTCGACCGGGCTGGCCGAGTTCTTCGTGCGCTGCCTGCGGGACCTGCCGGTGGCAGTGGCACCGGTGCCGGTGTCCGGCGCGGGGCGCGGCGCGCACGTGTGCGTGATGCACCGGCGCGCGCACGACGTGGCGCAGGAGCTGTCGTCCCGCGGGGTGGTCGTGGACCTGGCCGGGCCGGGCCGGCTGCGCTTCGGCTTCGCCCCGACGTGGTTGCGCTACGCGGACGTCCAGGAGGCGGCCGACCACTTCGGAGCGGTCCTGGCGGAACTCGCCCAGCGCCGCTGA
- a CDS encoding FUSC family protein, translating into MTRTEALAGTTRATRALLPAWLLRMLRPAPLPLDWTRIVAAALGIGGPTLVGLGVGKLDEAVLVSLGALCASFSDLTGSYRYRIRRVGLTVLSGGFGFAVGVVAPSPLWAAAVVVAVAVPSVLASRVNDLCAAAGAQMLTFCVVATGHVTTGVPVGEQIGWFVAGEVLLLALVAATWPFRRAAPARGAVARVFDALLKLFDAAGTDAAINARQELTRALNNAHDILVGGASISRSRVHDRLYVVLTRATPVVEASVALAHARIRPTDRTLDAMRAIARCVRDGGTVPPYRPATSGSIMVHALDQGLADLIDSWRRAKRADVPDFRARLGTWERLRLWRSDISIGRTGWLLTLRMVLCLAVAEGIGIALQFQNSYWIAMTVALVLKPNSGSVFARTVLRGIGSLVGVVVAGALLLAVPPGWGLALATVLVAAFVPEALSRHYGLFTMVVTMIVLLQMHQSDLFADQLPRVRLVDSLLGCVLVLVVGYLMWPPGRSPALAGRLADAVDTVSEYVSLSMAGRVQGRSALRRRTYRELSDLRTALQQQLMEPAAVGRAAEVWWPSIIVLERLVDAATERALLIERGGDDLRLEHTQRIVSTLRTAARQLRIQPDAPAHNLRNKLTDVYTEVVS; encoded by the coding sequence GTGACACGGACCGAAGCGCTCGCCGGAACCACCAGGGCCACCCGCGCGCTGCTGCCCGCGTGGCTGCTCCGCATGCTGCGGCCCGCGCCGCTTCCGCTGGACTGGACGCGGATCGTCGCCGCCGCCCTCGGCATCGGCGGCCCCACCCTCGTCGGCCTCGGCGTCGGCAAGCTCGACGAAGCGGTGCTCGTGTCGCTCGGCGCGCTGTGCGCCAGCTTCTCCGACCTCACCGGCTCCTACCGGTACCGCATCCGCCGGGTCGGGCTCACCGTGCTCAGCGGCGGCTTCGGCTTCGCCGTCGGCGTCGTCGCCCCGAGCCCGCTGTGGGCGGCCGCGGTGGTCGTCGCCGTCGCGGTGCCCTCGGTGCTCGCCAGCCGGGTCAACGACCTGTGCGCCGCCGCGGGCGCCCAGATGCTCACCTTCTGCGTCGTCGCCACCGGGCACGTCACCACCGGCGTGCCGGTGGGCGAGCAGATCGGCTGGTTCGTGGCCGGGGAGGTGCTGCTGCTGGCGCTGGTCGCCGCCACCTGGCCGTTCCGCCGGGCCGCGCCCGCGCGCGGGGCCGTCGCCCGCGTCTTCGACGCGCTGCTGAAGCTGTTCGACGCCGCGGGCACCGACGCGGCGATCAACGCGCGCCAGGAGCTCACCCGGGCGCTCAACAACGCGCACGACATCCTCGTCGGCGGTGCTTCCATCTCGCGCAGCCGCGTGCACGACCGGCTCTACGTGGTGCTCACCCGTGCCACGCCCGTCGTCGAAGCCTCCGTGGCGCTCGCGCACGCCCGCATCCGGCCCACCGACCGCACCCTCGACGCGATGCGCGCCATCGCGCGGTGCGTGCGGGACGGCGGCACCGTGCCGCCCTACCGGCCCGCCACCTCCGGTTCGATCATGGTGCACGCGCTGGACCAGGGGCTCGCCGACCTCATCGACTCCTGGCGCCGCGCGAAGCGAGCCGACGTCCCCGACTTTCGGGCGCGCCTCGGCACCTGGGAGCGGCTGCGGTTGTGGCGCAGCGACATCAGCATCGGGCGCACCGGCTGGCTGCTGACGCTGCGCATGGTGCTGTGCCTCGCCGTCGCCGAAGGCATCGGGATCGCGTTGCAGTTCCAGAACTCGTACTGGATCGCGATGACCGTGGCGCTGGTGCTCAAACCCAACTCCGGGTCCGTGTTCGCCCGCACCGTGCTGCGCGGCATCGGCTCGCTCGTCGGCGTGGTCGTCGCCGGGGCGCTGCTGCTGGCCGTGCCGCCCGGCTGGGGGCTCGCGCTCGCCACCGTGCTCGTCGCCGCGTTCGTCCCCGAAGCGCTCAGCAGGCACTACGGGCTGTTCACCATGGTCGTCACCATGATCGTGCTGCTGCAGATGCACCAGAGCGACCTGTTCGCCGACCAGCTGCCCCGGGTCCGGCTCGTCGACTCGCTGCTCGGCTGCGTGCTCGTGCTCGTCGTCGGCTACCTGATGTGGCCGCCGGGGCGCAGCCCCGCGCTCGCGGGCAGGCTCGCCGACGCCGTCGACACCGTCTCCGAGTACGTGTCGCTGTCCATGGCCGGCCGCGTGCAGGGGCGCTCCGCGCTGCGCCGCCGCACCTACCGGGAGCTGTCCGACCTGCGCACCGCGCTGCAGCAGCAGCTCATGGAACCGGCCGCGGTGGGGCGCGCCGCCGAGGTGTGGTGGCCGTCGATCATCGTGCTGGAACGGCTCGTGGACGCCGCGACGGAGCGGGCGCTGCTGATCGAACGCGGCGGGGACGACCTGCGGCTCGAACACACGCAGCGGATCGTCTCGACCCTGCGCACCGCCGCCCGGCAGCTGCGCATCCAGCCCGACGCGCCCGCGCACAACCTCCGCAACAAGCTCACCGACGTCTACACCGAAGTGGTGTCCTGA